Genomic window (Uloborus diversus isolate 005 unplaced genomic scaffold, Udiv.v.3.1 scaffold_302, whole genome shotgun sequence):
TAGAGTGGCATTGGTCGGAAAAAACCGGAAATTTAGAGAAACAAAACCCGGTTTTCTTCTGAAGAGGTTTATCTccactcagaaaaaaaatgaaattttttataatttctgccacacacaaacaaaaaaaaaaaatgtattctcaTGTATAATCTTTACAATGccttttttgtgtaattatttatgtatatattttagtGTCTAGCACTCTTTATGAAAGCACTTACTTTACCAGGGCAGGTCATGAGACAATTTACTTTCGTTATGTACTGAATTGTTCTGAGCtacttttctttctaaaatttaatatattcacaggacaaaattaatatcaaataaacgaaatgttttaagtataaatattaatataatttcatttaattacagaTCTATTTAAATCAGACacacacattaaataaaaatatattaaaatttatatacacttCAATCAACACacttcaaggaaaaaaaagaagttttgttgaaagtcttgcgatctaaaaaaaaaaactgcattaaatgATTACCCAATTTACTAAATTCACATCCTATTCAAAAGTAACAGTTGAAGGAAATTATGACtaaatttggataattttttggTGTAATCAAAAAACTATTGACTGTTAGGAAACaaaaaagttaatcttttttgcattacatttctgataataaaaaataacatcaaCTGTTAAATAGaggcatttttttctgattacGTGATGCTTATTTTTTGTCGTCCAGAATACATTTGCCCAATTAGATTGTGTTATCGTACAGTAGGAAAAATGTGTGCTTCATTGGTCGCCAaggaaaataatggaaaatgttaCTAGTGTCCTGCGTATCCTAAATGTTGTCCCGAATCAAGCCAGCTTGACGAGACTAGTTGGCGTGAaatggaaaagtaaagaataatgTTCGATCGCGAGTACTCCTATTGTATTACATAGTGCTAGCAGCCTTAGTTTGCGTATTGTGTAAACATGCACAAGTAAAGCGCTGAAATCGCTATTTCAGGTTATATGCTATTATATTGGCATGGTGATTGCCGAGTCAGTAACTTTTATAGAAATAGGGATGTCTAATATTAAAATGGTCCCTACAATTATTACAAGTTAACTTAATAGGAAACAATTTGTGTGGTGATTTTAAATAGGGGTTTCCGAAGATACTGAGACAACTGACTTCGTTTTACATGAGATCTCACACCTTTTTGCGGTGGAGGCGATGCTTTCATTTTCGCACATTTTAtgctttttgggattttttttcagttgttcGATTGAAGAATTTAAAGTTCTTGTCATTACCCAAAAAGATATTTaaagatcacccccccccccggatgaTAGAGCAAACATTCAAAACTTTTGGGACAGCTAAATTTCGTCTAATTCGTCTTATAACGCGTTTCATGATGTTATTatcagcagtggcgtagctacactttctacCGCCAGGGGCTGTTTCTCAATCTGCCGCCCTTTTTGTTGGGAAGTAGTTGACACAttagagtcaaaagtatttaaataaagaagaaaatatttgttttccttatttttcttgcagaagaaaaaaaaagtaatttagagCCCTGgcaaaacatttcaaaagtaaCGTCAAATTgcgaaattttaagcaatttttagaaacgctcataaaaaaaaaagttgcttggaactcccttcatttttttttctaaactaaaattagttttatgcattcttaagtgagatgtgaagggatggtgtgggcgttatcccttggaaatgtttcgagaccaAATTTGGGATGATTCTTTTTTACTTATAGTGGTCGAAATATAAAAGGTCTTCCCCagagatcattttactaattaaaaatatttccttaaaatgaataattaaatgtgaaacacattgtataaaggaattagttgatataatgcagtagtacaagcaattattattcgagttgtacatatttgttttatgaaatgaacataaaaattcattctgtcttcgtgaaaattttgtagtcagTGGCCAATCAAAGCGattgttgaaacagataatgctatcctgaaaatgagcagGAAATCGCCCACCAATTGAGACCTCTTTAATTTTACTCTTGgtgtcactttcctttaaaaaaggtttttttttcttttaatacggTGGTTTCCTCAGAACTTAAAATCCATTGCTTCATCATTTAACGAGAGGTTGGGAAATTTGTTTCCTCAGTAATGGTTAACCTTGAtagcaaaaaacaaaacatggtCCTTTACTTTACATTACCCTTCTCTCTGTCTGAAGgttcagacgaaggaagagaaaaatcAGACAATAGTGCTGAGATATCCACAATAAAAACGCATGTTTTGCATTAGAGTAATTGtattatcatagtcgtactaAAACTTTAcaattccaagttttttttttctttttttcttccagtaatgCATCAGAAGCATGATTTCCCTATTGAGaaaacttgttaaatttttttgcattaaaagtgtgaaattgccgtcCCTCAAAAAGTGACGCCCGGGGCGCACCGCCCCaaccgcccctccctagctaaaCAGCTGTATCAGGATTGGCAAGTCTTTGATAGTTGGTGGTTTAATCCGGTTTTTTACAGTGGTTATTACAGTCAAGTCAAAAAGCCCTTTTTGACATAATTGTCAAAAACCTAAATTTGTGTCTGAAACCTGACTGAAAtttatataaacaataaaattacCCTTGCAAACTATTCTTGGtgtattaaattttgatttcatactCTGAtggaaattttgattattttaccttctttaaaagtgcaaaattaaaattcacaatGTTGATTCAACAAGTTGTTTGtctttaaaatgaaagagatgaaTAAAGGAGCTACTTTTAGCATACAATTTCTTTTATCAATAGTagtacattaaataataactgctgatttctagaaaaaacaatttgtgtaCACCAAGTACATTTATAAGTTCCAGTTTGGAATGGATTAatccagaaataaaaaaaaatctttcaattggAGCTGAATAGCCTATTTGTTTTTCTGCGTGTAGATTTTTAAACGTTTTCACCATACTCTTGCTGAGAAATAATGAACTGAGATGTAGCTTTCAGGATAATTGCAGATTCAGCTTAAAAAGCTGTTGAAACAAATGAATTTGGTTGTATTTCAAGCTAATAGTTGTtcattaatgaaaagaaaatatttatatgtgtTCACTGACAAAGTTaattataaaagattaaaaaaatagtatctaAAGAATTTAAATGATTTATAATCAACCACATTTACTGCTGttcaacttaattttatttttacatgaaagaaaaaatgacatTACCACATTACGTAAGTCCTGACAGAGAAGGAACTGATAAAAATACTTGAAACTAATGATTCcaattattaaaagtttaaaaagaactaTGAAAACTcgatttaatttttagtattctTAACTATTTTTACAACATTGTAACGATTGGAGTACGCTTCTCCAAATGTGGGAATGGGGTAAGGAAGAGGAGAGAACGTCGTTcgaagagagagggggggggggggcagttgaccCCCAGGTCCCTCTAGGCAAGGGAGATTGTAATTTTCTTCTCGCGGAGAGCCAGAAGGGTTTTGCTGGCTTTCATCAGGCCAGCTCATAATAATCAACCTATCTTCATCATCCTCATCATCAAATGTAATCACGAACTACAAATAAACTGTCATATGACATCACGCTGAACTCTATTGacaccagtggttcccaacctttttcaagTCACGACCCCCTTTCACCAACTAAAAGACCCGCGACCCGCTCTGCGTCTCCCcatttataaatatacattatGTGCGCGTGTGCGCGCATGCGCATATTTTACATTATAACTCAAAGTACTTGAGGTTTTATTTATGctttctgtgttttttaatttctacAATGGCTGCACaattgaagaataaaaatattgcttCTATAATGTTAAACACATACATTTCGACACTTTTAAAATTCTTGCGTCCTTAGAGTGGCGAATGCAGATTTGGTTTTCGGAAGAGCAGGGGTCATACAAATCTTATATAGTATTATTTAGTGTTCGCAAACTTTTTCGTTGAAGTGAATGATGGCCTTTTCTTTTAGGAAGGTAGTCGcgatttcaaaaaattcggaGGAAGGCTTTTGGCAGccactcaatttttcttcaagCGTATGTATAGCAAGAGATAGTCCAGTTCTTTACttcaaaggggggagggggagaagtcATTACTAGCATATGAGCAATCAAATTATGAGAAACGCGTTATTTAAGCGAAGATATTTAACAATATGAATCTACAGTAGTAAGTTTAACATTCGCgaatgtactcccccccccctcaatatgTTCAAATTTCCTTGAAATTGAAGCCCAGAAATGGAagtttttagacgattttaaCGATAGGGATGGAAGGGAGGATCGGGGATGCTCTATTATGAAAATGAGATTTCCTAAACAGCTCAGTTGTAGACCATCTTTGTTGTAGTTAAAAGAAGAGAAATAATTCTAGCGACATATTCCCGGAAATACTTTGAATTTAAGTGTCTAAACAACCGCAACTATAGGCTATATTTGTAAACGTTAGAAACAAGTTTGAACTCGGAGCctttttccggaattgaagtcaCAAACACCAATTTTgacacaagtttcaatggtagaAAGGACTTTGAGGACTCCcaagaatgttttcaaaatttaagttgaaaaacACACTAGACCCCACAAAAAGACTAATTGCTAAATTGTAACTGAAAAATGGTCTGCCGTAGaaagttatgcgagatgcatacgcACATAAGGACGTCACGAGATAACTCGTTGTAAAAAAACTCGGGGctcgtcaaaataaatatttcgggcGTCCATGCGTTCTTGTggtcaggttaaaaaaaaaaaaaaaaaaactaacattctttcgggagtgagcaaaatggaaatttttgatatccgatttttcagtaaaaattttctcgcgaatacgatacttcctttactatgttaaaggaagtaaaaggttTTATGTGGATTTCTCCTTATCCAGACGTTTCCGAAACTGTACGAACAGaagtttcaatttatttaattattactatttaaagTGCCTCTCCCTTTGATTTCTTTATACAGATCTTtcagacaaaataacttttcttttaatCCAATTTCCTGCGAATTAGGAGGGAAACTGCCACATTTCCCCATCTCAGTTccgtactttcatttttttttctatttttaaattaatgatttatttttgattttttttcttttactgttttagGCTCTAGCACAACTTatacaatgcaatttttttttaaattttttattcaatttattgcCTACTATTTCGGGAAAGCAGGTTTGCAAGACTTAATCCATTAGTTTAATAGGATTTGTAAGTTTGTATGTTGCAAgatgtaaaatgaaatgtttaacgtattttttctttctgtccACAGTGATTGCAGGTCTCAGGGAGGAGCTGAgggttgaaaaagaaagaaacaggcgTTTCAAAGAAGAGGTTGTTCGAAATGTGAACAACCTCAACCAGGCAACCTTCAACCGCGGTAAGCTGAagcttttaattttagaaaaacacaAGTTCTTGTAGTCGAGTATAATTttatcaagtttttatttatttacttatttatttatttttaaagtaattcataACAGTAGATAGTCGGCATTTTTGTATAATTTCTACGAAGTGTTTCCAAAGCTTTGTAATCTCTGAACTTTCCTAAACCCTCTCATGCACGACTAGCAAAATACTATCTTGCTATATTTATGCTCCGAAAGCTTTTGCATATATcattgcttcattttttaaatcaccgTAGTTTATCGTTactctttttttctgtattttctcTCCAATATACTACGTTAACTAATAgaagaaatgatttatttttttgtcgATTTGAGCCCATGTACTATGGAAAATTTTGGGATTGAATCTGTGGTTCACTGAAACTGACAAACGCACAACAAAAATGACCTTCCAGGTGTTTGCGGTACTTAAGACCATAGCGAAGACGTCCTAGCTTTTTGAGATTCAACATAACGTTCGAAATTCGTTCTGTGTCTTCTCCGTCTTTGAGGAGACGAACGCCTTAATTCCGGGTCCTAAGTCTTGTATTCGTACGCTGAATGGAGAAACTCAATCAAAGAACCCTTGTGACGTCATATgcagtaaataaatataattttgagGGAAGTAAAGGTAGTCTAGTGAACAAATCATtgtaaataacaaatttttttcttcaattttaaaattttcactgtatttataaagtgatattttcattttctgcgTCAGTGATACTTAAGTTGGAGCCAATACTCAGAACTGAGTAGGTCGCTTATTCCCTTTTGAGTCAATTTTACTCGGGGAAAAAAGAAGCACGTAGATGATTCcattttttagcaaattatttttaacagataTACATTATGATTTCGAAGAAAGCCTAACTTTGGTAAAGTCACAAAGCTACTGGAATACGTAAAAAGCAGAGAAATTCCGCtacattttgcattatttattcattcgcgatcataatttaaagcaaaaaaaattggtttctttttttcgtttgctttatttttcaacatCGACTGCAGaacaaaaattacatattttgtaCACGAAATTCAATTTTATCCAAGTGTTATGTCTTtacttcagagccagactaacgtaactCACATTATTCCTATTCGGAGGAGAGCGGAAAAACTTCTGTCTGGTTCATATATAGAATGAGGCTGGTGCTTTTATGCTGgttaattataatatatatacatattgtttttacttactttataatcaCTCAATGTGGGATAAGATGCTACATATAAAGCCGTAATAAcctgaaaatggtcatttttagCCTTATGTTAGTATAGCTCTAAGGTGcagatattttaattgaaaaaaaaatcaataatgaaGTAATATGTCAATCGTCAGacgttaagaggttttccatctccagctcagtcactttcctatgccgggccgatgagtgctaataagcacgaaactgcagtcctcggctggaaatgactgagctggcggtgtatttcaagaaaATAGTGTTTGGAAAAATCGCCAGCATTACAATAAACAAAACAGCGGTTATGCAATATGTACGTACATGCCATATAATGTGGTACGTAACACTGCACtgtataattacattttttttcacgaaattaaaCAAATGTTACTATTTACTGGTCAAAAGTGACGTTTCATTGCAATTGTATTTACTCTGAGTAATTATACAGTAATTTAATATAGACAATTAAACGAGCGTCTGACAAGTAGACTTGACACAAAGAAAGTGTAGTTaacttttgtaaggaaaaaaagacttacactcacttttaaaaaatctctgATTTTCGACCGAAGGAACTTTGAAACTATTTCCCTTCCTGCCAAGTCCTTAGTCCGCTTCACTAGTAAAAGTTGCGCTTGATTTCTTCCGACTTTTGACGATCTTACTTTTGACATTCTACAGTACGCATATATAATGGCACTATTAAACAAAACTACAACTGCCGTCACTTCTCGTGTTTCGGCGCTCATTTCTTCCTCGTTTTCAAACCTTTGAAGAATCTCTTCTATCACAGTGCTCATATTTCTGTGGTCAGGGTTATAATTTTGAATAATATTGGAATATGcttaataaaaaactttttttttccgaacaaaaaaaagttgcctGACAGCAATGTAATATCATATTAAATCCGTCTGAATTGTAGCATCGCCTGTGGTATGAAACAATAACTGTGTAGTTTGCTAAGAGATGAAATCAATCATTCGAAACGTTTCAGAAATTTAAGTTCCTTCTTGACAAAGGAAAGGTCAGCTCTggtacttttatttcatttggagtaGCTGCGATTGACATACATATTGCTTTTTTATGTTCTTAGTAATTGAACGCTCATGTACTTTTTCTAATAGAAATTAAGACAGATAAAGCTTTATATTTGAtgcaattttttgttttctttcttttccacaGACGCTCCCTGGGAGGAAGATCCCAGCCCACCCCCCAGCCCCGATGCAGACGACACCTCCTCCATGGAGGACGATGCCTCTACCTCCATGGAGGTGGACGACGATAATGATGATGGTGGTGATGGTGGTGATGACGGCGGAGACGCCCCCGTTCTCCTGGACGTGCCCGGGGCCCAAAGTCCAAGGGTTTCCGGGGCCCCAACTTCAAGACGTCGAATGTGGGGAGCCACCACGTCCAGGAGGCAGTCAGGTATTTTTAACCCTCCTTTTGCTCCATCAGACTCCCCAGCGCCGGAAGGAGGCCGCACAGAGGACGCAGCCCCTGACACGCCCGTCTGCCCGGTGATCATCACGGTGACTCAACCGACTCCGCCCGAGGAGGGATTTACCGAGCAGAACGGGGCTCAGGAGGAGGAGGTGGATGAGCAGCGCGAGCCGGACGACGACGACCCAGGGAGGGACGGATCAACGGACGCTGCCCTGCACGCCGATCCCGCGGACCCCCCGCCGGACGACGACGACGACGAGGACGACTCGTCTCCACCGAGTCCTCCCCCGCCGCCGCCTTCGTCGGGCTTGGGGGCCCGAGGGACCCGTGTGCGCCGGCAGGTGCAACTTTACCAGGCGCCCGCCGACTCCCTGCGCCGCCGCCCCCGGCTCCCGCCTCCCAGCCGCCGCCCCCGCCGTCGTGGAGACGTGCGGGATATCCGCAGGGTGCGGCCCTCCCCGAGTCCGCCTTCCAGCGATTGAGGAGTGGGGGGGATCGATCCGCTCTCAATTCTTTCGGCATTTGCTCGAGATGAAAGGCATTGCATAGAAACGTAACGCGACTGCACTTATGCGTTTAGGGGTTTTTGGGACCGTACCCTTATCCCACAGGGGATTTGAGAGTGCTGTCTGCAGACCATGATAGACTTTTAGAGCTGTTTCCTCATCCATATGAAAACTTTTAGCGACTATCCTtatctttttggaaaatttctggaACTATGTGCTTTGATTAATGAGACTTTTAGGAACTGTGCCCTAAATGTCTCCATGTCTGTCAATGTCCATCTGTCCATGTGTGAAACTTGATGGATTTTTTGAGGAACTGTAAATTTATCCTCATGTAAGTGCATTTTCGGTCCTtcggtttttatttcttttttttttttattttttattttttttttagagtgcGTAAAGACATTAAACTAATCCAATATCTGTTGATTTACGTCCTCGTTCCCATTCATACAAAATATTGCTTCTTCATCCAGTCATTTATTAGTTCTTTCATTAACGTGGAACAGAGAAaccatttgttcttttatttacagAGTATTAGATAAGTTATTCGTTTGTTTACTCAATCACATTCAGTCGTCACATTTGACAAACGATTAAATGTGATTACTGAATgtgaatgtaaatgaataaataactgtttgaatgtattttgaataaaataacacATTAACGATTGAACCGAAAATGCACTTTCATGCGGATAAACTCAGTTTCACAAAAAATCATCAGGTTGCAGTCACAGTTCCTAAAAGTCTCATTAATCTAAGCATATAATCCCTGAAATTTTCCAGAAAGATATGGATAGTCGCTAAAAGTTTTCACAGGGATGAGGAAACAGCTCTAAAAGGGTCCTTCATGGTCTGCAGACTGTACTCTCAAATCCCCTGTGGGATTCGGGTACAGTCCCAAAATGCCCCTGAATGTGCAGGGGCAGTTGTGCTCCGTTTCCATACAAAGGTTTTCATCAAGAGCAAATGTTAAGGGGGTtcaggacacaaaaatcgtcaatgtttgcatttttttagcatttgaaaaaataaattccatttttttttcttaaaaggacgttcgaatcttgtttctatcttaattaaaatgacagatataatttttttttttttttgcctgcatTTACATAGTATTATATTTAacgttaaaactttaaacgcgtttttctctatgatgcaattttttccctatttttcgCACTCAAACTCTTATatgtcaagaactgataaagtaatgaaatttagagcatatttttttcaaacagtttactttagtttttattcgtcaaatttaaaaaaaaaaacttttttgcaaaaaatattattttttttaagtatctttaaatttttcaaaatttttcttcaaatattttttattcttattgaaTAAATACTTTGgaaattgccgaataaaaattaaagcttcgatatttctatttaattttttgaataaaaattgaagtttgaccaagaatattttgagttttagcaatttaaagcaaccccatttaaaaaaaaacaaatttaatgtaaataaatttttttcaaaaaatatttgttatgatTTTGTTAATTAAATAGCTGTTGAATCAGtgcgaaaaatttcaaagctctGAACTGTTTAAtaaaacctttttcaaaatgtgtcctggaCCCCCTTAAAAGAATTTCGAGTGGATCGATGttgatactgcctgactcagGGGGAAAACTTTGCATTATCATCGCACATTAGGGGACCATGTAGAAAAAGTGAAGGTGCCGCGAATTACttcgcatttttctttttagtgaggcttcataaaagctatttTGGATCAAGTTGATCTCTGTCCACCTTTTATTTCTGAGTGCTGGAAGaatcataacttttaaaaaccttaaaatttttactctttattCTGGTACTTCGCATCTTAtaccatttataattttcttcataatttgttACAAGGACTGAAAAATGTTGATAGTAGCAAAGGAAATCATCGTATTGGCAAATATCTAAATGTCTGAAATAGtcttgttataattttttgaaaagactTCCAGCTTCttcatcaaattttaatttgctgcatCACTCAATAGTAACAACATTTACACAGCATTTCAAGGAACCTTCtctgaaattagtattttgttagAGATGCCCACTGCTGCGAACTTAATGCATACTGTGGCGAATAgcttaaaaaaacggaaaaatgagATGAAATATTAGAATTTCTCGGGAGCATTTTCCGGTCTTGAAATAGTGTTCGCATCTTGCACTCTCTCTTAACTTGGAACTTCGTTGCCCAGCTTCATCCTGAAGCAATTTCAGATCAAAACTTCTCGCACATTTAaatgtacagtcggatcccgctacaacgcgaacccacttacgcgaaatggctataacgcgagtttttcatgagtaatgaattttttagtgcggacacaaatgactcgcctgcaacatgaaatttttcgcaaaagagcggcggagagttagaatgggcttcgttgacactaaatattgcttttgtgaatggactttcatccctttatcatcactgaaagcggaagttcacccactgtattagtctaaacaacactttgctttaatttatgtaaataaccgctccgattcttaactttttttcattttgcataggaacaatgataaaatacattctgataacattctgatcgcgctgcataaaccatcttcattttttaaattataaatatatttactacatactgttaagtgctataataatgctacTGTAGGTagcatactgctttattttaaatttctctccCCCATTGATCATCGATTTtttgctaaattacagaattttatgtcaaataataacgcttattctaaaatacagaaaaagtcggttctttgtaaaagatactgcaatatatagttaataaatggtttgaaacaatatgaggggtgtttacaagcgtctgaaacaattgggtatgcttataaaaacataactcgttccacaacgcgaaattccgacttacgcgaggtgtcttggaacgcatccctcgcgtaagtctggactcgactgtactcgagtaaaatttttaagctaatgttaGCTAAAGCTAACGTTTTCTGTTCTTAGTGTCATTTCTGTGCTGTACTTAGAGTTGAAGAATTTATGTAAAGCAAATCTTGGCCATTAACCAACTAGTAAACAATATTATGCTCGCACATATCTAGTTTATATCTGATAACCATATGTATCAGAGATAG
Coding sequences:
- the LOC129233265 gene encoding serine/arginine repetitive matrix protein 1-like, with the protein product MDAVNEAIVAVLNLVTSLGDVVRVELAARDQVIAGLREELRVEKERNRRFKEEVVRNVNNLNQATFNRDAPWEEDPSPPPSPDADDTSSMEDDASTSMEVDDDNDDGGDGGDDGGDAPVLLDVPGAQSPRVSGAPTSRRRMWGATTSRRQSGIFNPPFAPSDSPAPEGGRTEDAAPDTPVCPVIITVTQPTPPEEGFTEQNGAQEEEVDEQREPDDDDPGRDGSTDAALHADPADPPPDDDDDEDDSSPPSPPPPPPSSGLGARGTRVRRQVQLYQAPADSLRRRPRLPPPSRRPRRRGDVRDIRRVRPSPSPPSSD